A single genomic interval of Anopheles marshallii chromosome 2, idAnoMarsDA_429_01, whole genome shotgun sequence harbors:
- the LOC128719237 gene encoding NAD-dependent protein deacetylase sirtuin-2-like, with the protein MSEERPAIAASPAPPHHAPMLQCIGGGGTETDDDHRETLVTAAAAATAAAVAAASSTVPAAASAIAGASIALTEPASDPTITPLGPSPPGSIVNGIAGPDPAGLPEFLPLDDNEDDGDESISIERIRQYLSDKLGFYTADRFDNKDGSGGAASRRVLETVDIDGVLKQWKNGGFKKIVTMVGAGISTSAGIPDFRSPDTGLYNNLMKYNLPYPQAIFELEYLYQNPKPFFTLAKELYPGTFKPTPSHYFVRLLEQKGLLVRHYTQNIDTLERIAGISEEKIVEAHGTFYTNHCLQCKTAYSLEFVKEIIFTDEVPTCPCGGVIKPDIVFFGEGLPERFHMLPHQDFADCDLLIIMGTSLTVQPFASLVEYANDDCVRLLINRDKVGCSNFGFLRSMMFGEGLCFDLPGNRRDVAWTGNCDDGCFFLADQLGWGDELRKLIETEHAKIKPIRPLPTNPVVPVVDGTDAVVDMEPTPIVDVHHQQSHTILSDDHCLVDDSECLLPEDEHFNDVADGLAAQGGGAVCAGGGGEESVQAMATDPHHDTHDEPSVHEHLQHNHHHHHHHHHLSNEPQHEKMDEHHDDEEVVVEQHPKTTLSLEDKT; encoded by the exons ATGTCGGAGGAGCGCCCTGCCATCGCTGCGTCGCCTGCCCCTCCGCATCATGCGCCCATGTTGCagtgcatcggtggtggaggtACCGAGACGGACGACGACCACAGGGAGACGCTGGTAacggctgcagcagctgccacTGCGGCTGCCGTTGCGGCCGCCTCATCCACCGTACCGGCCGCCGCTTCCGCCATCGCTGGCGCATCCATCGCCCTGACAGAGCCTGCGTCAGATCCGACCATTACACCGCTCGGTCCATCGCCTCCGGGCTCGATTGTGAACGGCATTGCTGGTCCCGATCCGGCCGGATTGCCCGAATTTCTACCGTTAGATGATAACGAAGACGATGGGGACGAATCGATTAGCATCGAACGGATACGCCAGTATCTGTCCGACAAGCTTGGCTTCTACACGGCCGATCGGTTCGACAACAAGGACGGATCCGGTGGCGCCGCAAGTCGGAGAGTGCTAGAAACAGTCGACATCGACGGTGTGCtgaaacaatggaaaaatGGAGGCTTCAAAAAGATCGTCACCATGGTCGGGGCCGGAATATCAACCT CCGCCGGTATACCAGACTTTCGCTCTCCGGATACGGGACTGTACAACAACTTGATGAAGTACAATCTGCCGTACCCGCAGGCCATTTTTGAGCTGGAATATCTTTACCAAAATCCGAAACCATTCTTTACACTGGCCAAGGAACTGTATCCCGGCACATTCAAACCAACACCGTCACACTATTTCGTCCGGCTGCTTGAACAGAAAGGTTTGCTGGTGCGCCACTACACGCAAAACATCGATACGTTGGAACGCATCGCCGGCATTAGCGAGGAAAAGATCGTCGAAGCACACGGAACGTTCTACACCAACCACTGTCTGCAGTGCAAGACGGCCTACAGTTTGGAGTTTGTGAAGG AGATAATATTCACCGACGAAGTACCAACCTGCCCGTGCGGTGGTGTGATCAAACCGGACATAGTCTTTTTCGGCGAAGGTTTACCGGAGCGGTTTCACATGTTGCCCCACCAGGACTTTGCCGATTGTGATCTGCTTATTATTATGGGAACGTCCCTTACCGTGCAACCGTTTGCTTCCCTGGTGGAGTACGCCAACGATGATTGTGTCCGGTTGTTAATTAACCGGGACAAAGTTGGGTGCAGTAATTTCGGTTTCCTGCGTTCAATGATGTTCGGCGAAGGGTTGTGCTTCGATCTGCCCGGCAATCGGCGTGACGTTGCCTGGACGGGCAACTGCGATGACGGGTGCTTCTTTTTAGCCGACCAACTTGGCTGGGGA GATGAATTGCGAAAGTTGATCGAAACGGAACACGCAAAGATTAAACCGATTCGACCGCTGCCAACGAACCCGGTGGTTCCAGTCGTTGACGGAACGGATGCAGTCGTTGATATGGAACCAACACCGATCGTAGACGTCCACCATCAGCAGTCCCATACGATCCTTAGCGATGATCATTGTCTGGTGGATGATAGCGAATGTCTGCTGCCAGAGGATGAACACTTTAACGATGTTGCCGATGGTCTTGCAGCACAAGGCGGCGGTGCGGTGTGTGCTGGTGGCGGCGGTGAGGAAAGTGTCCAGGCAATGGCTACCGATCCGCATCACGACACACACGATGAACCGTCTGTTCATGAGCACCTGCagcataatcatcatcatcaccaccatcatcaccatctttCTAATGAACCGCAGCACGAGAAGATGGACGAGCATCATGACGACGAGGAGGTAGTGGTAGAGCAGCATCCGAAGACGACGTTGTCGTTGGAAGACAAAACTTAA
- the LOC128710139 gene encoding DNA repair protein RAD51 homolog A, producing MAQMEKSLQSASTVEEEEDYGPLLIGKLEGNGITNGDIKKLAEAGFHTVEAVAYAPKKQLLAIKGISEAKADKILLEATKHVPMGFTTATEYHQKRSEIIQLTTGSKELDKLLGGGIETGSITEMFGEFRTGKTQLCHTLAVTCQLPVSQNGGEGKCLYIDTEGTFRPERLLATAERYKLVGADVLDNVAYARAYNTDHQMHLLMVASAMMAESRYALIIVDSATSLYRTDYSGRGELAARQTHLAKFLRMLLRLADEFGVAVLITNQVVAQVDGAAMFNPDPKKPIGGNIIAHASTTRLYLRKGRGESRICKIYDSPCLAEGEATFAINPDGIGDVKE from the exons ATGGCCCAAATGGAAAAATCGCTACAGTCTGCATCTACTgtagaggaagaggaagattATGGACCACTGCTGATCGGGAAGCTGGAG GGCAATGGAATCACTAACGGAGATATTAAAAAGCTTGCGGAAGCAGGATTTCACACTGTTGAAGCTGTTGCATATGCGCCGAAGAAGCAACTACTTGCGATCAAGGGCATTTCCGAGGCGAAAGCTGACAAAATACTCCTGGAAGCAACGAAGCACGTACCGATGGGTTTTACGACAGCGACCGAATACCATCAGAAGCGGTCGGAAATTATTCAGCTAACAACGGGATCAAAGGAGTTGGACAAACTGCTTGGTGGGGGCATTGAGACCGGCAGCATCACGGAGATGTTCGGAGAGTTTCGGACCGGTAAGACACAGCTATGCCACACGCTGGCCGTGACGTGCCAGTTGCCGGTGAGTCAGAACGGAGGCGAAGGCAAATGTTTGTACATCGATACGGAGGGAACGTTTCGACCGGAGCGATTGCTAGCTACGGCCGAACGGTACAAACTGGTCGGTGCGGACGTCCTCGACAATGTGGCGTATGCGAGAGCGTACAACACTGATCATCAAATGCATCTGCTGATGGTAGCATCGGCTATGATGGCGGAATCGAGATACGCGCTTATCATAGTGGATAGCGCAACCAGCCTGTACCGGACAGATTACAGTGGCCGTGGAGAGCTCGCAGCTCGGCAGACACATTTGGCGAAGTTTCTGCGCATGTTGCTACGACTGGCGGACGAGTTTGGGGTAGCGGTGCTGATCACGAATCAGGTTGTAGCACAGGTTGACGGTGCGGCCATGTTTAATCCGGATCCGAAGAAACCCATTGGCGGTAATATTATAGCGCACGCGTCTACCACCCGCCTATATCTCCGGAAGGGTCGGGGTGAATCAAGAATCTGTAAAATATACGACTCGCCGTGTTTGGCGGAAGGAGAAGCCACATTCGCTATCAATCCGGATGGAATAGGCGATGTGAAGGAATAG
- the LOC128717993 gene encoding bifunctional glutamate/proline--tRNA ligase, with translation MVSTFVCSKTNAAVGGLIATELLRPAYPIEVRWGNETSISYSTRTLACITNNDVLRALARVAPSFRLYGATPIERTQIDHWLTYTLSVEKNLSDELKYLNKCLGPLTYLVANHLTIADLAVFNELYVRYEELKKIGIPVHVQRWYNLILALPYTKDALRKHADELRAATATSAKAKESTPDRGADGGKREQGKFVDLPGAEMGKVIVRFPPEASGYLHIGHAKAALLNQYYQQAFQGKLIMRFDDTNPAKENVHFEQVILEDLEMLQIKPDLFTHTSQYFDLMLDYCVRLLKEGKAYVDDTEPEQMKKEREERVESKNRSNTPERNLAMWAEMVKGSEAGQKCCVRAKIDMGSANGCMRDPTIYRCKNEPHPRTGTQYKVYPTYDFACPIVDAIEDVTHTLRTMEYHDRDEQFYWFIEALGLRRPYIWEYSRLNMTNTVLSKRKLTWFVAEGLVDGWDDPRFPTVRGILRRGMTVEGLREFIIAQGSSKSVVFMEWDKIWAFNKKVIDPIAPRYTALESERRIPVHVAGVQPGTMQAAVHPKNADIGMKTVHYGPRVLIDLADAKELKEGENATFINWGNLMIQKVNRGADGVPVSIDATPNLDNKDYKKTLKLTWLCDLPADQYTPTYCVYFEHIISKPVLGRDEDFKNYIGHQTRTEVSMLGDPELKKLRKGDIIQLQRRGFFKVDQAYQPASEFSGAETPIVLFAIPDGHVAAVPTANVPKKEAAGESKKTKQAAAKQSISASGGSSDVSALNDSITQQGEKVRKLKADKAPKADVDAAVKVLLDLKAQYKTQTGSDWKPGATSAVAPSAAPSDAAATLNGKIAEQGNLVRDLKAKKAAKPEVDAAVKTLLELKSQYKAATGSEWKPGAVAAGPSTVAPQQQTSTSGGADEINAKIVEQGNLVRDLKAKKATKPEIDAAVKSLLELKAQYKTVTGSDWKPGVVPPAAAPVQSGALQPTVSNAVVGESAEALNKKIIAQGELVRDLKGKKAPKADVDAQVKTLLDLKVQYKQASGGQEWKPGCVPPVKKEATNPSNISSSGGEADLLAQITAQGDKVRALKSGKADKATVDSAVAALLKLKADYKTLTGKDWKPGATAAAVTPVPNAKQDKENMCPASGTEQEVLVEKITKQGDTVRSLKGSGAAKAEIDAAVKVLLELKAEYKKLTGTDYVPAGGAATAGRQQSKPASAKKESKPKPDQKPKPEPKAGKDDGTGPKKQTRLGLEATKEDNLPDWYSQVITKGEMIEYYDVSGCYILRHWSFAIWKAIRNWFDAEITKLGVKECYFPIFVSRAALEREKTHIADFAPEVAWVTKSGDSELAEPIAVRPTSETVMYPAYAKWIQSYRDLPIRLNQWNNVVRWEFKHPQPFLRTREFLWQEGHTAFAMKQEADEEVLTILDLYAKVYTDLLAIPVVKGRKTEKEKFAGGDYTTTVEAYISASGRAIQGATSHHLGQNFSRMFDIVYEHPETKEKEYVFQNSWGITTRTIGVMIMVHADNQGLVLPPRVACIQAVIVPCGITATTTDDERRRLYDSCRELEQTIVKAGIRCEGDYRDNYSPGWKYNHWELKGVPVRIELGFKDLQNDQFVAVRRDNGAKQTIKRAQAAVEIAKLLETIHASMYERAERDLHEHTKVTKQWAEFLQYLESKNIIMAPFCGEIACEDRIKAESARDDAEAEAGAPAMGAKSLCIPFVQPATIDPKVDKCVHPACGRAAKFYTLFGRSY, from the exons ATGGTATCAACCTTCGTGTGCAGCAAAACGAATGCGGCGGTGG GTGGGCTCATCGCAACGGAATTGCTACGTCCGGCGTACCCGATAGAAGTACGCTGGGGTAACGAAACGTCCATCTCTTACTCCACGCGTACGCTTGCTTGCATCACCAACAATGATGTGCTGCGAGCGTTGGCCAGGGTGGCTCCATCGTTCCGATTGTACGGTGCAACACCGATCGAACGAACGCAGATCGATCACTGGCTGACGTACACGCTCTCGGTGGAGAAAAACCTCTCGGATGAACTGAAATATTTGAACAAATGTCTCGGTCCGCTAACGTATCTCGTGGCGAACCATCTCACCATTGCCGATTTGGCCGTGTTCAATGAACTGTACGTTCGTTACGAGGAGCTGAAGAAAATCGGCATACCAGTACACGTACAACGGTGGTACAATCTCATACTGGCACTGCCCTACACGAAGGATGCGCTACGCAAGCACGCCGATGAGCTTCGAGCGGCGACAGCTACGTCGGCGAAGGCAAAGGAATCGACTCCCGATAGGGGTGCGGATGGCGGTAAGCGCGAACAGGGTAAGTTCGTCGATCTGCCCGGTGCCGAGATGGGCAAGGTGATTGTAAGGTTTCCGCCGGAAGCGTCTGGCTATCTGCACATTGGGCACGCCAAGGCGGCCCTGCTCAATCAGTACTACCAGCAAGCGTTCCAGGGCAAGCTGATCATGCGTTTCGACGATACGAATCCGGCGAAAGAAAACGTACACTTCGAGCAGGTGATTCTCGAGGATCTGGAGATGTTGCAGATCAAGCCGGATTTGTTCACGCACACATCCCAGTACTTCGATCTGATGCTGGACTATTGCGTGCGTTTGTTGAAGGAGGGAAAGGCGTACGTGGACGACACGGAACCGGAGCAGATGAAGAAGGAACGCGAGGAGCGCGTTGAGTCGAAAAACCGCAGCAATACTCCGGAACGCAATTTGGCGATGTGGGCCGAAATGGTGAAAGGTTCGGAAGCGGGACAGAAGTGTTGCGTGCGGGCCAAAATAGACATGGGCTCAGCGAACGGGTGTATGCGCGATCCGACGATCTATCGCTGCAAAAACGAACCACATCCGCGTACCGGCACACAGTACAAGGTGTACCCGACGTACGATTTCGCCTGCCCAATTGTGGATGCGATCGAGGACGTTACGCACACGTTACGCACCATGGAATACCACGACCGGGACGAGCAGTTTTACTGGTTCATCGAAGCTCTGGGGCTACGGCGTCCGTACATCTGGGAGTACAGCCGGCTAAACATGACCAACACGGTGCTATCGAAGCGCAAGCTTACGTGGTTCGTAGCGGAAGGGTTGGTCGATGGATGGGACGATCCGCGTTTTCCGACCGTTCGGGGTATTCTACGGCGCGGCATGACCGTGGAAGGTCTGCGGGAATTCATCATTGCCCAAGGTTCCAGCAAATCAGTCGTATTCATGGAATGGGACAAAATCTGGGCATTCAACAAGAAGGTAATCGATCCAATAGCGCCTCGCTATACGGCTCTGGAAAGTGAACGGCGCATCCCGGTTCATGTCGCAGGTGTGCAGCCGGGAACAATGCAGGCGGCCGTACATCCAAAGAACGCTGACATCGGCATGAAAACGGTCCATTACGGGCCGCGTGTGCTGATCGATTTGGCCGACGCGAAGGAGCTTAAGGAGGGTGAAAATGCCACGTTCATCAACTGGGGCAATCTGATGATCCAGAAGGTGAACCGTGGTGCCGATGGGGTGCCGGTTTCGATCGATGCTACACCGAACCTGGACAACAAGGATTACAAGAAAACGCTGAAACTTACGTGGCTTTGCGATTTACCGGCGGATCAATACACTCCGACGTACTGCGTGTACTTTGAGCATATCATCAGCAAACCGGTGTTGGGAAGGGATGAAGACTTTAAAAACTACATCGGTCATCAAACGAGG ACTGAAGTTTCGATGTTGGGCGATCCGGAGCTGAAGAAGCTACGAAAAGGCGACATCATTCAGCTGCAGCGTCGTGGTTTCTTCAAGGTGGATCAGGCGTACCAACCGGCCAGCGAGTTTAGTGGCGCCGAGACACCGATTGTACTGTTCGCGATTCCTGATGGTCATGTTGCCGCTGTCCCGACGGCAAACGTCCCCAAGAAGGAAGCCGCTGGAGAG AGCAAGAAGACGAAGCAAGCGGCTGCTAAACAATCGATCAGTGCCAGTGGTGGATCCTCAGACGTGTCCGCTCTCAACGATTCCATCACCCAGCAGGGCGAAAAGGTTCGGAAGCTTAAAGCGGACAAAGCACCCAAGGCGGATGTTGACGCGGCAGTGAAAGTGTTGCTCGATCTGAAGGcacaatacaaaacacaaacggGCAGTGATTGGAAACCGGGCGCAACAAGTGCCGTAGCACCGTCCGCAGCACCATCGGATGCAGCCGCTACGCTGAACGGAAAGATCGCCGAGCAAGGAAACTTGGTGCGTGATTTGAAGGCGAAAAAAGCCGCCAAACCGGAAGTAGATGCTGCTGTTAAGACACTGCTGGAGCTGAAGTCACAGTACAAAGCGGCAACAGGAAGCGAATGGAAACCGGGAGCAGTTGCAGCCGGCCCCAGTACGGTAGCCCCACAGCAGCAAACGTCGACAAGCGGCGGAGCTGATGAAATTAACGCAAAGATCGTCGAGCAAGGAAACTTGGTGCGTGATTTGAAGGCGAAAAAAGCGACGAAACCCGAAATTGATGCCGCAGTGAAGTCGCTTCTGGAGCTAAAGGCACAGTATAAAACAGTGACGGGTAGTGACTGGAAACCGGGTGTGGTTCCACCGGCAGCAGCTCCAGTACAATCTGGTGCATTACAACCGACGGTTAGTAACGCTGTTGTTGGGGAATCTGCAGAAGCGCTCAACAAAAAGATAATCGCTCAGGGTGAGCTTGTGCGGGACTTGAAGGGCAAAAAAGCTCCGAAGGCGGATGTCGATGCGCAGGTTAAAACGTTGCTCGATCTGAAGGTACAGTACAAGCAGGCGTCGGGTGGCCAAGAGTGGAAACCGGGCTGTGTACCGCCAGTAAAGAAGGAGGCAACGAATCCATCCAATATTTCCAGTTCCGGAGGGGAAGCCGATTTGTTGGCACAGATCACAGCTCAAGGTGATAAGGTTCGTGCGCTGAAGAGTGGCAAGGCTGACAAAGCGACCGTTGACTCGGCGGTGGCAGCACTGTTGAAGCTGAAGGCAGATTACAAGACGTTGACGGGCAAGGATTGGAAGCCGGGAGCGACAGCTGCCGCAGTAACACCGGTGCCGAACGCTAAACAAGACAAGGAGAACATGTGTCCGGCTAGTGGCACGGAGCAGGAAGTGCTCGTGGAGAAGATCACAAAGCAGGGCGATACGGTACGATCCCTGAAGGGTAGTGGAGCGGCCAAGGCTGAGATCGATGCGGCCGTGAAGGTCCTGCTGGAATTGAAAGCGGAATACAAGAAACTTACCGGTACGGACTATGTTCCTGCCGGTGGTGCAGCTACTGCAGGGCGTCAGCAATCAAAACCAGCCAGTGCGAAAAAGGAGTCTAAACCAAAACCGGATCAGAAGCCCAAACCAGAACCAAAGGCGGGTAAAGACGATGGAACAGGACCGAAGAAACAAACGCGCCTTGGGCTAGAAGCGACAAAGGAAGACAATCTGCCCGACTGGTACTCGCAGGTCATTACGAAGGGCGAAATGATCGAGTACTACGATGTGTCCGGTTGTTACATTCTGCGCCACTGGTCGTTCGCCATCTGGAAAGCGATCCGGAACTGGTTCGATGCGGAAATTACCAAGCTCGGCGTGAAGGAGTGTTACTTCCCGATCTTTGTTTCACGGGCCGCCCTCGAGCGTGAAAAGACACACATTGCTGACTTTGCGCCAGAGGTTGCTTGGGTGACGAAGAGCGGCGATTCGGAATTGGCAGAACCGATCGCGGTACGTCCAACGTCCGAGACGGTCATGTATCCGGCGTACGCCAAGTGGATCCAATCGTATCGCGATCTTCCGATCCGCTTGAACCAGTGGAACAATGTTGTG CGCTGGGAGTTTAAGCATCCCCAACCGTTCCTACGTACGCGTGAATTTTTGTGGCAGGAAGGCCACACGGCGTTCGCGATGAAGCAGGAAGCGGACGAGGAGGTCCTAACGATACTGGACCTGTACGCGAAGGTGTACACCGACCTGCTGGCCATACCGGTGGTAAAGGGACGGAAGACggagaaggaaaagtttgCCGGTGGTGACTACACAACCACGGTCGAGGCCTACATTTCGGCGTCCGGGCGTGCTATCCAGGGCGCCACCAGCCACCATCTGGGTCAAAACTTTTCGCGCATGTTCGACATCGTGTACGAGCATCCGGAAACAAAAGAGAAGGAGTACGTGTTCCAGAACTCGTGGGGTATAACGACGCGCACGATCGGTGTGATGATTATGGTGCACGCGGACAACCAGGGTCTGGTGCTACCGCCCCGAGTAGCCTGCATTCAGGCTGTGATCGTGCCGTGCGGCATTACGGCAACCACGACGGATGATGAACGACGCCGGCTGTATGACAGTTGTCGCGAGCTGGAACAAACCATCGTAAAGGCCGGTATTCGCTGTGAGGGTGATTATCGTGATAATTACTCGCCGGGTTGGAAGTACAACCACTGGGAACTGAAGGGTGTTCCCGTGCGCATCGAACTCGGGTTTAAGGATCTGCAAAACGATCAGTTTGTGGCCGTGCGACGAGATAACGGTGCGAAGCAGACGATAAAACGCGCGCAGGCAGCGGTGGAAATTGCGAAGCTGCTCGAAACCATCCACGCGAGCATGTACGAACGAGCGGAACGTGACCTGCACGAGCACACGAAGGTTACGAAGCAGTGGGCCGAATTTTTGCAGTACCTCGAGTCGAAGAACATCATTATGGCACCGTTCTGTGGTGAGATTGCCTGCGAGGATCGCATCAAGGCGGAGAGTGCGCGTGACGATGCGGAGGCGGAAGCTGGTGCACCGGCGATGGGTGCCAAATCGCTGTGCATCCCGTTCGTGCAACCGGCCACGATCGATCCGAAGGTGGACAAGTGCGTACATCCGGCTTGTGGACGCGCGGCCAAGTTCTACACACTGTTCGGAAGAAGCTATTAG